The following are from one region of the Pseudohongiella spirulinae genome:
- a CDS encoding helix-turn-helix domain-containing protein: MSKRDLGNEILEGIREIQQHNRGQVKLRSTELAPPSSPQVIRLRLNLSQSAFAGLMGVSVRTLQDWEQGRREPQGPALTLLRIAEQHPEVFSELH; this comes from the coding sequence ATGAGTAAGCGAGATTTAGGCAACGAAATCCTGGAAGGCATTCGGGAGATCCAACAGCACAATAGGGGGCAGGTAAAGCTGCGTAGTACTGAGCTGGCTCCACCTTCTTCACCGCAAGTAATCCGTCTGAGGCTGAACCTGTCTCAGTCTGCGTTTGCAGGTCTAATGGGAGTCAGTGTCCGCACGTTACAAGATTGGGAGCAGGGCCGCAGAGAACCACAAGGCCCAGCACTTACCTTGCTGAGAATAGCAGAGCAGCATCCTGAAGTTTTCAGTGAACTTCATTAA